The Leptodactylus fuscus isolate aLepFus1 chromosome 1, aLepFus1.hap2, whole genome shotgun sequence nucleotide sequence gtgacgcctattccctgtatggctagtgtcgccctctgggggcagcagtgacgtctattccctgtatggctagtgtcgccctctggggggcagcagtgacatctattccctgtatggctaatgtcgccctctggggggcagcagtgacgtctattccctgtatggctaatgtcgccctctggggggacagcagtgacgcctattccctgtatggctaatgtcgccctctggggggcagcagtgacgcctattccctgtatggctagtgtcgccctctggggggcagcagtgacgcctattccctgtatggctagtgtcgccctctggggggcagcagtgacgtctattccctgtatggctagtgtcgccctctggggggcagcagtgacgcctattccctgtatagctaatgtcgccctctggggggcagcagtgacgcctattccctgtatagctaatgtcgccctctggggggcagcagtgacgcctattccctgtatggctagtgtcgccctctggggggcagcagtgacgtcTATTCTCTGTATggctagtgtcgccctctggggggcagcagtgacatctattccctgtatggctagtgtcgccctctggggggacagcagtgacgcctattccctgtatggctaatgtcgccctctggggggcagcagtgacgcctattccctgtatggctagtgtcgccctctggggggcagcagtgacgtcTATTCTCTGTATggctagtgtcgccctctggggggcagcagtgacatctattccctgtatggctagtgtcgccctctggggggacagcagtgacatctattccctgtatggctagtgtcgccctctggggggcGGCAATGACGCCTATTCCCTGTATGGCTAAtgtcgccctctggggggcagcagtgacgcctattccctgtatggctaatgtcgccctctggggggcagcagtgacgccTATTCTCTGTATGGCTAAtgtcgccctctggggggcagcagtgacgcctattccctgtatggctaatgtcgccctctggggggcagcagtgacatctattccctgtatggctagtgtcgccctctggggggcGGCAATGACGCCTATTCCCTGTATGGCTAAtgtcgccctctggggggcagcagtgacgcctattccctgtatggctaatgtcgccctctggggggcagcagtgacgcctattccctgtatggctagtgtcgccctctggggggcagcagtgacgcctattccctgtatggctagtgtcgccctctggggggcagcagtgacgcctattccctgtatggctagtgtcgccctctggggggcagcagtgacgcctattccctgtatggctagtgtcgccctctgggggcagcagtgacgtctattccctgtatggctagtgtcgccctctggggggGCAGCAGTGTGTCACTCACCTGATTGCTGGGGAAGAACTCCTTGTAGCCCCCCTTCAGCACATACAGCTCGGGGTAATGCAGCTTGGGGTATTCGTTGCTTTTCCTGTCCTGTTTTCTAACAAACCGGCACCTGCggaggaagaagagagaagaagaagagcgtGAGGAGCGAGGAAAGGACGAGTATGACGGCTTCTGGGGTGTGAGGAGGAGACGTACATGCGGGGGCCTCGCTCTGACGAGAATTCACAATGGAAGATGACGATGACTCTCTTATCCTCGCTGCTCGGCACAATCGGCTCCTTCATCAGGAATTCCTCCACATCGTGTTCCAGTGGTAGATTTACTGCCCCCTGCAGGAAGGAGAACACATTGCATTATATATCAGATGTATAGCAAGTCCCGATCCAGCAGTAGGAGGAGCTATCGCCGGCCCTTACCTTGATGTGCCCGCCCTCATACTCGTACGGGTAGCGGCAGTCTACGATGATGCAGCGATCGATGTGATCCTTGTATTTCCCTTCCAGGACGTCGTTCATCTGAGACAGAGAGAACAGATTAGAAGATTCTCTACCATAGGTTGTTGGACTTTCTACTGTAGTACGGAGCACGATGGCGGAGACGGCGGCCGCACTCACCATGTCAGGGGTAATGTACTTCAGGTCCTGGTGCTGACCCTCCACCGTCTGCAGTAAGTAGGTCTAGAAAACACAAAGAAGAAGATGCAATCTATAATACAAGCCTAGAGCGCCCCCTGGTggtatcagtcatgtgaccatggcccacaccctataagcctagagcgccccccgtggtgtcagtcatgtgaccatggcccacaccctataagcctagagcgccccccgtggtgtcagtcatgtgaccatggcCCACACCCTATAAGCCTAGAGCGCCCCCCAGTGGTATGTGACCATGGCCCGCACCCTATAAGCCTAGAGCGCCCCCCGGTGGTATGTGACCATGGCCCGCACCCTATAAGCCTAGAGCGCCCCCCGGTggtatcagtcatgtgaccatggcccgcaccctataagcccagagcgccccctggtggTATGTGACCATGGCCCGCAACCTATAAGCCTAGAGCGCCCCCTGGTGGTATGTGACCATGGCCCGCACCCTATAAGCCTAGAGCGCCCCCCGGTggtatcagtcatgtgaccacggcCCGCACCCTATAAGCCTAGAGCGCCCCCCGGTGGTATGTGACCATGGCCCGCACCCTATAAGCCTAGAGCGCCCCCCGGTGGTATGTGACCATGGCCCGCACCCTATAAGCCTAGAGCGCCCCCCGGTGGTATGTGACCATGGCCCGCACCCTATAAGCCTAGAGCGCCCCCCGGTggtatcagtcatgtgaccacggcccgcaccctataagcccagagcgccccctggtggTATCAGTCATGTGACTACAGCCCGCACCCTATAAGCCTAGAGCGCCCCCTGGTGGTATGTGACCATGGCCCGCACCCTATAAGCTTAGAGCGCCCCCCCGGTggtatcagtcatgtgaccacggcccgcaccctataagcctagagcgccccccggtggtatcagtcatgtgaccatggcCCGCACCCTATAAGCCTAGAGCGCCCCCCAGTGGTATCAGTCATGTGACTACAGCCCGCACCCTATAAGCCTAGAGCGCCCCCCGGTGGTATGTGACCATGGCCCGCACCCTATAAGCCTAGAGCGCCCCCCGGTggtatcagtcatgtgaccacggcccgcaccctataagcctagagcgcccccggtggtatcagtcatgtgaccatgacccgcaccctataagcctagagcgccccccggtggtatcagtcatgtgaccatggcCCGCACCCTATAAACCTAGAGCGTCCCCCGTggtgtcagtcatgtgaccatggcccgtaccctataagcctagagcgcccccagtggtatcagtcatgtgaccatggcCCGCACCCTATAAGCCTAGAGCGCCCCCCGGTGGTATGTGACCATGGCCCGCACCCTATAAGCCTAGAGCGCCCCCCGGTGGTATGTGACCACGGCCCGCACCCTATAAGCCTAGAGCGCCCCCCGGTGGTATGTGACCACGGCCCGCACCCTATAAGCCTAGAGCGCCCCCCGGTGGTATGTGACCACGGCCCGCACCCTATAAGCCTAGAGCGCCCCCGGTggtatcagtcatgtgaccatggcCCGCACCCTATAAGCCTAGAGCGCCCCCCGGTGGTATGTGACCACGGCCCGCACCCTATAAGCCTAGAGCGCCCCCCGGTGGTATGTGACCACGGCCCGCACCCTATAAGCCTAGAGCGCCCCCGGTGGTATCAGTCATGTGACTACGGCCCGCACCCTATAAGCCTAGAGCGCCCCCGGTGGTATCAGTCATGTGACTACGGCCCGCACCCTATAAGCCTAGAGCGCCCCCCGGTggtatcagtcatgtgaccatggcccgcaccctataagcctagagcgcccccggtggtatcagtcatgtgaccatggcCCGCACCCTATAAGCCTAGAGCGCCCCCCGGTGGTATGTGACCATGGCCCGCACCCTATAAGCCTAGAGCGCCCCCCGGTGGTATGTGACCATGGCCCGCACCCTATAAGCCTAGAGCGCCCCCCGGTggtatcagtcatgtgaccacggcccgcaccctataagcctagagcgccccccggtggtatcagtcatgtgaccatggcCCGCACCCTATAAGCCTAGAGCGCCCCCCGGTGGTATGTGACCATGGCCCGCACCCTATAAGCCTAGAGCGCCCCCAGTggtatcagtcatgtgaccatggcccgcaccctataagcctagagcgccccctggtggtatcagtcatgtgaccatggcccacaccctataagcctagagcgccccctggtggtatcagtcatgtgactacagcccgcaccctataagcctagagcgccccccggtggtatcagtcatgtgaccacggcccgcaccctataagcctagagcgccccccggtggtatcagtcatgtgaccatggcccgcaccctataagcctagagcgcccccggtggtatcagtcatgtgaccatggcCCGCACCCTATAAGCCTAGAGCGCCCCCCGGTGGTATGTGACCATGGCCCGCACCCTATAAGCCTAGAGCGCCCCCCCGGTGGTATGTGACCATGGCCCGCACCCTATAAGCCTAGAGCGCCCCCTGGTggtatcagtcatgtgaccatggcccgcaccctataagcctagagcgccccccggtggtatcagtcatgtgaccatggcCCGCACCCTATAAGCCTAGAGCGCCCCCTGGTGGTATGTGACCATGGCCCGCACCCTATAAGCCTAGAGCGCCCCCCGATggtatcagtcatgtgaccacggcccgcaccctataagcctagagcgccccccagtggtatcagtcatgtgaccacggcCCGCACCCTATAAGCCTTTTTTATTACCTTAGAAGAGTCGCCGATTAAATCCCGCTGGTCGTTGTCCAGAATCTTCTCAACCGTTTCCACGCAGAGAGACTTGGAGCGAAACAACTTCATTTTCTGATATGGAGGAAACACTTCGGGGTTAACACCAGGCAATACTAGAAGTGTAATACAGTATAACAGACACATGAGAATGgcgcagacagcgcccccccctgGACTTACAGGCTCCGCCGCCTCAGGCTCCGCCTTGTCCAGTGAGGCCGACTTTACATTTTTGAGTCGCTTCGATTTAACGGGAGTGTCGTCATCGTCTGGTCTGTCCAAGCGCTTGAGGATTGGGCGGATGATGCTGGTCGGCATAGACGGCGAGCGGAAGAGGCGGCGACATTTGCTTCTTATAACCAATTCCTAAAAACACGAAGGGAAAGAGGTCACCCGGAGATCCAGAGCAGTCACTGACTACCATGTGGAGCGGGTACAGGCCCCCCCACCCATCCAGAACACAAGACGCACCTCCCCATGCTCGTCCTTCTTCAGGGGCGCGGTCAGCAGGTTCTCCATCCCACTTGGAAGATCTGGTTCACCCTGAAAACAAGTACCAGCTCAATGAAATGAAGCTACAAGTGAGGAGGGACAAGATGGCGGACGTCACAACAAGATGGAGGACATACCTTAACGTCATCGTCATCCATGATCTCCATGAAGCCATCGTCGTCATCGTCAAGCAGAGAGAACGTCAAGGAAGACTTTCGTAAACGGACGGGGCTTTCAGAATCCAAATCGAACTCATTCCTCTCAGGGGTGAACTGTAACAGGAGCAATAACAATCTGAGtaatggcgccctctgctggccGGGTATATGACTACATCACAGCTGGAGGTAATAAGGGGCTCACCATGAGATTGGGGGCAGAGTTTGGTCTTAACCTGAAGGTTTCATCACTACGTAAGCGGCTCCTCGACACCGGACACAAGAACGGCCTCTTGAATAAGAAAACTTCCTgcaaagggaaaaataaaaaaagtgtcaaaaaaacaAACCGCCCCATGGAATTATGGGTGAGGGTCCGACATGGGCGCGTCCTGGAGGGCGGGACTCACATTCTCCTTGTTGTCTTTGGCCACTGGGAATCTTTCAGAGGGACTGGAGACTTCAAGGTCTGGGGTACTGG carries:
- the LOC142196709 gene encoding M-phase inducer phosphatase 2-like, with the protein product MEMEKLLSEFSPGRPSAALPRPSTLLTCGRSLLCSTTGGVLSPVTSLAFTMNQLTGLGSQSETPKRKREMLAYPSQISPLTRTVSSDSSDSGLSLDYPSPVDPNTPSDIFPKSIFVGRNLNNDLKPPPIRRQSLPVALLRGSPVLRRLSSTPDLEVSSPSERFPVAKDNKENEVFLFKRPFLCPVSRSRLRSDETFRLRPNSAPNLMFTPERNEFDLDSESPVRLRKSSLTFSLLDDDDDGFMEIMDDDDVKGEPDLPSGMENLLTAPLKKDEHGEELVIRSKCRRLFRSPSMPTSIIRPILKRLDRPDDDDTPVKSKRLKNVKSASLDKAEPEAAEPKMKLFRSKSLCVETVEKILDNDQRDLIGDSSKTYLLQTVEGQHQDLKYITPDMMNDVLEGKYKDHIDRCIIVDCRYPYEYEGGHIKGAVNLPLEHDVEEFLMKEPIVPSSEDKRVIVIFHCEFSSERGPRMCRFVRKQDRKSNEYPKLHYPELYVLKGGYKEFFPSNQSLCEPQSYRPMYHKDFKEHLKLFRSKSRTWGVDRSKRDIYRQQMNL